One Archangium violaceum genomic window, GCACGCGCTCGAGGACGGGGATGGCCTCGGTGGACCGTCCCAGCCGCTGCAACGCCTCGCCCTTGCCCTCCAGGGGCAGCACGCCGACGGGCGAGTCCACTCCCATCGTCTTCTCGAAGAGGGGCTGCTCCTTCTCGAAGATGGCCAGCGCGCGGGCGGCCTGCCCCAGCTCGAGGTAGCTGGCGCCGATGCTCACGCGCATCATCGCCGTGGTGATGTGCGCGGGGCCCAGGTTCTTCTCGCGCAGCTCCAGCGCCTGTTGGCGCAGCCGGAGCGCCTTCTCGTGCTGGCCTCGCACATCGTGCAGATCCGCGAGCCCCACCAGGGCCTTGGTGTACACGTGCTCGTGCTGCTTCGGGTCCTTCTTCGCCAGCTCCACCACCTGCTGGAAGGTCCGCTGCGCCTCGGACAGCCGCTCCAGCGACGTCTGGGCCTCCGCCACGTTCACGAGCGCCTGCATCAGGTACGGGCCCTCCGGGCCCATCAGCTCCCGGAAGCGGCGCACGGCCTCGTTGTAGTGCTCGAGCGCCGCGGCGTCATGACCCTCGGCGGCCTCGAGGTCTCCGTAGGCGATGTGGAAGTGGGCCCATTCCTCCGAGTCGCTCCTGTACGCCTGCTGGCCGATCTCCCGCACCCGGTCCAGCAGGCGGCGCGCCTCGGCGTTGCGCCCCTGGAGGGCGTACATGTTCGCCAGGTTCGTCAGGGGTTGGGTGAGGAACGGGTGGCCGGGCCCGAGGTTGTTCTCGCCCAGCCGGACGAGCGTCTCGAGTGCGCGCAGGGACTCGTCGACACGGTCCAGGTTGTCCAGCGCGGCCAGCGAGTTGCTGGCGTAGCGCAGCGTCGTCGCGTTCGCGGGGCCGAGCGTCTGCTCCGCGAGGGCGAAGGCCCTGTCGAAGGCCTCGTAGGCCTCGGCGAACTTGCCCTGGTGGTAGAGCGCCAGGCCCCGGTTGTTGAAGAAGATGGCGCGCAGCTCGCCGCGCTCTCCGATCCGGTTGAGCGAGGCCTCCGCGAAGTGTTCCCAGCGCTCGGCCTCCTCCTGGGGCCCGCGGTTGCTGTAGTAGCCCATCAGCCGCACGGCGGCCGCCGCCGCGAGGGTGTCGTGCCGGGCGGCATGCGCCAGCCACAGCGCCTGCATCAGCAGCGGAGGGACTCCCTGGCTGTCCCCGGAGATGATCTGCGCCCAGGCCTTCATGAAGAGGGACTCGGCGCGGATGGGCTCGTAGCCGAGCGTCGCCGCCCGCTCATCCACCTCCGAGGCCAGTGCCAGGGCGTCCTTGTACTTGCCGGCCTCGGTGAGCGCCTTGACGCGGGCGAGCTGGGCGCGTGCCACCTCCACGGAGCCCCGCACGAAGATGTCCTCGGGAGGCTTCACCTCGGCCATCAGGGCCTCCACGTCCGCGCAGCCCCGGAGGGAGCGCAGGGAGCTGGTGGCGGAGAGGGCCTTCTCCACCACGGTGGCGTCGGCGTCGGTGAAGACCTCGGTGAGCGCGGCCAGCTCCTGACGGCGGCTCTCCAGGCAGGCCATGCGCAGGGACATGACGGCCTCGGACTGCTCGCCCCGGATGCGCGTGGCCTCGCAGGTGTCCTGGTGCATGTCCGTCCACGCCCGGGTGTACGTGTCGAGCGCTCCGTGCACGCGGGCCCAGGTGTCGCGAGCATAGGACAGGCTGGTGGCGAGGAAGGCCCTCTCGATGGCGTCCTGACGGGTCTTGCCCCAGACCGCCTTCAGGCTCTCCTGGCTGCCGGTGCACAGGTGGGCGCGCCGCTGCCTCCAGGAGGACCAGGCCAGCGCGCCCGAGGCGGTGACGAGGAGGAGCAGGCCCACCGCGGTCAGCCAGCGGCGGCGCACCTGGGCCGGGTTGCGCTCCAGGATGGCCAGCAGCGCGTCCAGCGACGGGTAGCGGGCCTCCGGTGCGGTGTTGAGCGCGCGCAGCAGGGCGCGGTTCACCCAGGGCGGCACCTTGGAGTAGGGCGGCGGGGGCTTGATGCGCCCGGCCAGCACGTTCTCCCGGCGCTCACTGGGAGAGCCGCCCTCGAAGGGACGCTCGCCGTAGAGGGCCTCCCACAGCGACACGGCGAAGGAGAACTGGTCCGTGCGCGCATCCGCGATGGCACCGCGGAACTGCTCGGGCGCCATGTAGGCCGGAGTGCCCAGCACCGCGCCCCGCTGTGTCAGCTCCAGCTCCAGCAGGCTGTGGGGCTTGACCGGACCGGTGTCCGGGGAGGGCGCCCCGTCGTCGGAGCCGAGCTCCGCGGGCGCGTTGTGCGGACGCGCCAGGCCGAAGTCCGTCACCCGGACGCGGCCGTCCTTGCCCACCAGGACGTTGGTGGGCTTGAAGTCGCGGTGCACGAGCCCGGCGGCGTGCGCGGCGGCCAGGCCCCGGCCCGCGGCCAGGAAGGCCGTGAGGATCTCCCTCCAGGTGCGTGGCCGCTCCCGCTGCCACTGCAGCAGCGTCTGCCCCTCCACGAGCTCCATGGCCATGAAGACCTGGGTGCCGTGTTGGTACACGTCGTAGATGGCCACCACGTTGGGGTGGGACAGCCGCGCCATGGCCTGCGCCTCGCGCAGCAGCCGGGCCCGCCCCGACGTCACCTCGGGACCCTCGTCGGAGTCACCGCGCGGCAGCAGCTTCAGCGCCACCTTCCGGTCCAGCACCGAGTCATAGGCGGCGTACACCATGCCCATGCCGCCCTGGCCCAGGGGATCCAACACCACGTACCGGTCCAGCGGCGTTCCCCGGCCGAGCGCGGGTGTCTCATCAGAGCGGGTCTTCGGCTGGGGTCCTGGCGCGTTACCCTCGGGCAGGGCAACCGTGCGGCGCTCGTCTGTCACGACCGTGTGCCGCTCCTCGGCCACGGCCGTGCGGCGCTCGTCGGTCACGACCGTCCGGCGCTCCTTGTCATCGAAAGACCCCATGCAGCCTCGCTGCCCCGCAGGATGTCATGCCCCCGGGGAAGCGAGAATGCTCGTCGCGCAGATTCTGGAATCAAACACGCGACGATGTTTCACGACAGGCCGCCAGGCGGGCGGCCGGGTTCGGCTCACGTGGCCCGAGCGAGCCGCCGCAGCGCGTCCCCGGTGACGCGGAAGACGGTCCAGTCGTTCATCGGCACCGCGCCGAACGATTTGTAGAACTCGATGGAGGGCGTGTTCCAGTCGAGCACGGACCACTCGAAGCGTCCGCAGCCGCGCTCGAGGGCGAGCTTCGCCAGGTGTGACAGCAGCTTCTTGCCGTGCCCGTGGCCCCGGTGCTCGGGCAGCACGAAGAGATCCTCCAGGTAGATGCCCGGCCTGGACAGGAAGGTGGAGTAGTTGTGGAAGAAGAGGGCGAAGCCCACCACCTGTCCGCCGTCCTCGGCGAGGACGACCTCGGCGTAGGGCCGGGCGCCGAAGAGGTGCTGGTGCAGGTCCTCCTCCCGGAGGACGACCTCATGGGAGAGCTTCTCGTACTCGGCCAGGGCCCGGATGAGCCGGGCGATGGCGGGGATATCCGCGGGGGTGGCTGATCGAATCATGCGCGCGAGACTAGCGTCCGGGCCGGGAGCGTGGGGTGTCCCATCCACGCCCCGGGTGGGATCGCCACCGCCGCCCGTAGTAGCGTCCGCCGGACATCCGCACACCCGGTAGGGGAGGGGCCACGTCATGCGCAGGTTCGAGTTCGTCGAGGGCACCAGCGCCAAGTTCTGGATGGCCGACGTCCAGGGCAACACCTTCATCGTGGTGTACGGGCGACTGGGCACCGACGGTCAGCGCAAGGAGAAGGCGTTCCCCGACGAGGCGGGCGCCCGGCGCGAGTATGAGCGCAAGGTGGCGGAGAAGCTGCGCGAGGGCTACCACGAGGTGTCCGCCGAGCCGTCCTCGGCCCCGGCCCCCAAGGGCGCGAAGGGCGCGGCCGCGGCGTCTCCGAAGCTCTCGTTGCCTCCCCGGGTGCGTGGCGGCAAGCCCTCCGCCGAGCAGGTGACGGCGGCCGTGGAGGCCCTCACCCGGCTCGACTCCCTCGTGGGAGGGCGGAGCTGGAAGGTGGCGCAGCGGGCGCGCGAGGCCCGGCGCGCGCTCCGGGCGCTGGGGGGAACGGAGCCCTCCAGCCACGCCGCCCTGGGCCCGGTGTTCACGTCATTGATGGCGAAGGTGGTGGCTCCCCGGGGCGAGCCGCGGCTTCCGCCGTGGGTGGCCATGGAACTGCTGGCCGAGCTGGACGCCTCGGCCTTCCTCCGGACGCTGGAGCAGTGGAAGCGTGCCCCCGCGGGTGCGCCGGCCCAGGCCGCCACCGGCCTGCTGGCCCGTCAGGCCGAGGCGCTGGGCGAGCCCGAACTGGCGCTGCGCATCGGCGCGTTGTTGGAGGCTCGGCCCCGGAGTGGCTCCGGTGAGGGGTGGGAGCGACGCTGGAGCGCGCTGCGTCCACACCTCGAGGGACACCTGGTGGCGGGAGGCAGCTCGCTGCCGGCGTGGCTGCGCTCCCTGGATGCCGGGGGAGACACGCGCCTCGCCGAGCGACTGTCCCGGCTGGGCGCGTGAGGTAGCACGCTCCCTCAGTTCCCGCCCGCGCTCGAGCTGTGGGCGGGAGGCGACGGCTCCGCGATGCCCGTGGGCTGCTTGTCCATCTCCTCCACCGGGTAGCCGTTCGCGGCCTCGATGTAACGCGGCGGCTTCACCTTGCGGCGGTCCCTCGCGCTCAGGCCCTCGGGCGCTACCAGGGTGGGCTCGC contains:
- a CDS encoding serine/threonine-protein kinase, encoding MGSFDDKERRTVVTDERRTAVAEERHTVVTDERRTVALPEGNAPGPQPKTRSDETPALGRGTPLDRYVVLDPLGQGGMGMVYAAYDSVLDRKVALKLLPRGDSDEGPEVTSGRARLLREAQAMARLSHPNVVAIYDVYQHGTQVFMAMELVEGQTLLQWQRERPRTWREILTAFLAAGRGLAAAHAAGLVHRDFKPTNVLVGKDGRVRVTDFGLARPHNAPAELGSDDGAPSPDTGPVKPHSLLELELTQRGAVLGTPAYMAPEQFRGAIADARTDQFSFAVSLWEALYGERPFEGGSPSERRENVLAGRIKPPPPYSKVPPWVNRALLRALNTAPEARYPSLDALLAILERNPAQVRRRWLTAVGLLLLVTASGALAWSSWRQRRAHLCTGSQESLKAVWGKTRQDAIERAFLATSLSYARDTWARVHGALDTYTRAWTDMHQDTCEATRIRGEQSEAVMSLRMACLESRRQELAALTEVFTDADATVVEKALSATSSLRSLRGCADVEALMAEVKPPEDIFVRGSVEVARAQLARVKALTEAGKYKDALALASEVDERAATLGYEPIRAESLFMKAWAQIISGDSQGVPPLLMQALWLAHAARHDTLAAAAAVRLMGYYSNRGPQEEAERWEHFAEASLNRIGERGELRAIFFNNRGLALYHQGKFAEAYEAFDRAFALAEQTLGPANATTLRYASNSLAALDNLDRVDESLRALETLVRLGENNLGPGHPFLTQPLTNLANMYALQGRNAEARRLLDRVREIGQQAYRSDSEEWAHFHIAYGDLEAAEGHDAAALEHYNEAVRRFRELMGPEGPYLMQALVNVAEAQTSLERLSEAQRTFQQVVELAKKDPKQHEHVYTKALVGLADLHDVRGQHEKALRLRQQALELREKNLGPAHITTAMMRVSIGASYLELGQAARALAIFEKEQPLFEKTMGVDSPVGVLPLEGKGEALQRLGRSTEAIPVLERVLRVVENRPVRPAYRASTQFAMARALWAAGQQPERALRLAHSARTTFSRAPILHAKALAELESLLKRYDPKTATPGPLAQPAAP
- a CDS encoding GNAT family N-acetyltransferase, with product MIRSATPADIPAIARLIRALAEYEKLSHEVVLREEDLHQHLFGARPYAEVVLAEDGGQVVGFALFFHNYSTFLSRPGIYLEDLFVLPEHRGHGHGKKLLSHLAKLALERGCGRFEWSVLDWNTPSIEFYKSFGAVPMNDWTVFRVTGDALRRLARAT
- a CDS encoding WGR domain-containing protein gives rise to the protein MRRFEFVEGTSAKFWMADVQGNTFIVVYGRLGTDGQRKEKAFPDEAGARREYERKVAEKLREGYHEVSAEPSSAPAPKGAKGAAAASPKLSLPPRVRGGKPSAEQVTAAVEALTRLDSLVGGRSWKVAQRAREARRALRALGGTEPSSHAALGPVFTSLMAKVVAPRGEPRLPPWVAMELLAELDASAFLRTLEQWKRAPAGAPAQAATGLLARQAEALGEPELALRIGALLEARPRSGSGEGWERRWSALRPHLEGHLVAGGSSLPAWLRSLDAGGDTRLAERLSRLGA